From a single Marinobacter sp. THAF197a genomic region:
- a CDS encoding ABC transporter ATP-binding protein, with product MAESAPLICRDIHKTFDKLEVLKGISLETRKGDVVSLIGSSGSGKSTFLRCINLLETPTSGDIIVHGDPIRFKNNRKGERIPADNRQVELIRARLSMVFQSFNLWSHMTVLENIIEAPVNVLKIPKKEAIERAEAYLNKVGIYERKDYYPAQMSGGQQQRAAIARALAMEPEVMLFDEPTSALDPELVGEVLKVMQSLAEEGRTMIVVTHEMAFARDVSTQVLFLHQGVIEEQGSPDKVFDHPDSERMKQFLAPKF from the coding sequence ATGGCGGAATCAGCGCCTCTGATTTGCAGGGACATCCACAAGACCTTTGACAAACTCGAAGTTCTCAAGGGCATTTCTCTGGAAACCCGCAAAGGCGACGTGGTCTCGCTGATCGGCAGCTCAGGCTCTGGCAAGAGTACCTTCCTGCGTTGCATCAACCTGCTCGAAACCCCGACATCCGGCGACATTATCGTGCACGGTGACCCAATCCGGTTCAAAAACAACCGCAAGGGCGAGCGAATTCCGGCAGACAATCGCCAGGTGGAGCTGATCCGCGCGCGGCTGTCCATGGTTTTCCAAAGCTTCAACCTGTGGTCCCACATGACGGTGCTGGAGAACATCATTGAAGCACCGGTAAATGTTCTCAAGATCCCCAAGAAAGAAGCCATTGAGCGGGCCGAGGCCTACCTTAACAAGGTGGGCATCTACGAACGCAAGGATTACTACCCGGCCCAGATGTCCGGCGGCCAGCAGCAGCGCGCAGCCATCGCCCGTGCCTTGGCCATGGAGCCGGAAGTGATGCTGTTTGATGAACCCACCTCAGCGCTGGACCCGGAGCTGGTAGGTGAGGTTTTGAAGGTTATGCAGAGTCTGGCCGAGGAAGGCCGCACCATGATTGTGGTCACCCACGAGATGGCGTTTGCAAGGGATGTGTCCACTCAGGTCCTGTTCTTGCATCAGGGCGTTATTGAGGAGCAGGGTTCGCCGGACAAGGTCTTTGACCACCCGGATTCCGAACGCATGAAGCAATTTCTTGCTCCCAAGTTCTGA
- a CDS encoding transporter substrate-binding domain-containing protein codes for MKKLIVAASCALAMIAGTAQAQDRNLRIAFDIPYEPFEYRDENGELTGFEVELATAMCEELNANCEFVIQAWDGMIPGLLARKFDLIMSSMSITPERAERVLFSEPYYITPGGWFGPDSFNTDVTDMDAMKGKNIGVQRGTTMDTYVTENMGGVVSIKRYTTAEDMVLDLEGNRLDAVFVDYPVGEQTILNREGYKEVGEPVKLGDGVGVAMRKRDTQLATDINAALKKLKEDGTYDAIMEKYFSYDIKI; via the coding sequence ATGAAAAAACTGATTGTTGCAGCAAGCTGTGCCCTGGCCATGATCGCCGGCACCGCTCAGGCTCAGGACCGGAACCTGCGCATTGCATTTGATATCCCCTACGAGCCGTTCGAATACCGAGACGAGAACGGCGAGCTGACCGGTTTCGAAGTGGAACTGGCTACCGCCATGTGTGAAGAACTGAACGCCAACTGTGAATTCGTCATCCAGGCGTGGGACGGTATGATCCCGGGCCTGCTGGCTCGCAAGTTCGACCTGATCATGTCATCCATGTCGATCACCCCTGAGCGCGCCGAGCGTGTACTGTTCTCCGAGCCGTACTACATCACTCCGGGCGGCTGGTTCGGCCCTGACTCCTTCAACACCGACGTAACCGACATGGACGCCATGAAGGGCAAAAACATTGGTGTGCAGCGTGGCACCACCATGGACACCTACGTAACCGAGAACATGGGCGGCGTGGTTTCCATCAAGCGTTATACCACCGCTGAAGACATGGTTCTGGACCTGGAAGGCAATCGTCTGGACGCGGTCTTTGTTGATTACCCGGTGGGTGAGCAGACCATCCTTAACCGCGAAGGTTACAAAGAGGTCGGCGAACCGGTAAAACTCGGTGACGGTGTGGGCGTTGCCATGCGCAAGCGTGACACCCAGCTGGCCACAGATATCAACGCCGCGCTCAAGAAGCTGAAAGAAGATGGTACTTATGATGCCATCATGGAGAAGTACTTCAGCTACGACATCAAGATTTAA
- a CDS encoding ABC transporter permease, which translates to MLDLKGYGPALAEGAVVTIELAFLSLALALTLGLLGASAKLSGNRVLTGVATAYTTLIRGVPDLVMMLLFYYGGQVAVNALSDYLWETRQIDFFFQFDPFISGVVTIGLIFGAYMTETFRGAFLAVDTGQIEAAKAYGFSRWHTFRRVMIPQMLRHALPGIGNNWQVLLKTTALVSIIGLTDMVRVAEEAAKAERMPFHFFIPVAAVYLALTAGSELFIKWLDKRANVGVVRGN; encoded by the coding sequence ATGCTTGATCTGAAAGGCTACGGCCCGGCCCTCGCCGAGGGGGCGGTGGTCACCATTGAGCTGGCCTTCCTCTCGCTCGCTCTCGCCCTCACCCTGGGGTTGCTTGGCGCCTCTGCCAAACTCTCTGGCAACCGGGTACTGACCGGCGTGGCAACCGCTTACACCACCCTGATTCGCGGCGTGCCCGATCTGGTGATGATGCTGTTGTTCTACTACGGCGGCCAGGTGGCGGTGAACGCGCTATCCGATTATTTATGGGAAACCCGGCAAATCGACTTTTTCTTCCAGTTCGATCCGTTCATCTCTGGCGTGGTGACCATCGGGCTGATCTTTGGTGCCTATATGACGGAAACCTTCCGGGGCGCTTTTCTGGCGGTAGACACCGGCCAGATCGAGGCCGCCAAGGCCTACGGCTTTTCCCGCTGGCACACCTTCCGGCGGGTGATGATTCCGCAGATGCTGCGCCATGCCCTGCCTGGTATCGGCAATAACTGGCAGGTGCTGTTGAAGACCACCGCTCTGGTGTCGATCATCGGCCTGACCGATATGGTGCGGGTGGCGGAAGAAGCCGCCAAGGCCGAGCGCATGCCGTTCCACTTCTTTATTCCGGTGGCGGCAGTTTATCTGGCGCTGACGGCAGGCTCTGAGTTGTTCATCAAGTGGCTCGACAAGCGGGCCAATGTCGGCGTGGTTCGGGGGAATTGA
- a CDS encoding FAD-linked oxidase C-terminal domain-containing protein — protein MTTTSHATKSGLTKTELAEQLRAFIDPEFVITDDETLKPYECDGLAMYREMPMLVVLPETVQQVQRVMRICHEQGVPVVARGAGTGLCAGAMPHKEGVVLSLAKFNRILEIDPLARTARLQPGVRNLAISEEAAQHGLYYGPDPSSQIACTIGGNVAENSGGVHCLKYGLTVHNLLSVEIVTAEGDRVTVGSDGLDSCGMDLLALLTGSEGLLGVVTEVKVKLLPKPEVAQVIMAGFDSIEKAGDAVGGVIAHGIIPGGLEMMDGHAIIAADDFCQAGYPRDAKALLLCEVDGTEEEVHEHIAEAEAVFRKLGATSIRTSSSEAERALLWKGRKSAFPAVGRISPDYYCMDGTIPRRHLAKVLLEMEAMSERFGLRVANVFHAGDGNLHPLILFDANVPGEFESAEAFGSAILSLCVEVGGCITGEHGVGVEKIRQMAVQFNDEELQQFHDVKAAFDPTGILNPGKGVPTLRFCQEYRSIEHKQHKHEQAGASHG, from the coding sequence ATGACAACCACATCACATGCCACCAAATCGGGGTTAACTAAAACGGAATTGGCTGAACAGCTCCGGGCCTTTATCGACCCGGAGTTTGTCATTACCGATGACGAAACCCTGAAGCCCTATGAGTGCGATGGCCTGGCCATGTACCGGGAAATGCCCATGCTGGTGGTGCTGCCAGAGACCGTACAGCAGGTGCAGCGGGTCATGCGAATCTGCCATGAGCAGGGTGTGCCCGTGGTGGCCCGCGGCGCCGGTACAGGTTTGTGCGCAGGTGCCATGCCCCACAAAGAGGGCGTGGTGCTGTCGCTAGCCAAGTTCAACCGTATTCTGGAAATTGACCCGCTGGCCCGGACGGCCCGGCTGCAACCCGGAGTTCGTAACCTGGCCATCAGTGAAGAAGCGGCACAGCATGGTCTCTATTACGGGCCGGACCCGTCATCCCAGATTGCCTGCACCATCGGCGGTAATGTGGCGGAAAACTCTGGCGGCGTGCACTGCCTGAAGTACGGGCTGACGGTCCACAACCTTCTCAGTGTGGAGATTGTCACCGCCGAAGGCGACCGGGTAACGGTGGGCAGCGACGGGCTGGACAGTTGTGGTATGGACTTGCTGGCCTTGCTCACCGGTTCCGAGGGCCTTCTGGGTGTGGTTACGGAAGTGAAGGTTAAGCTGTTGCCCAAGCCGGAAGTGGCCCAGGTGATCATGGCAGGCTTTGACAGTATTGAGAAAGCCGGCGATGCCGTCGGTGGCGTGATCGCCCACGGCATCATACCCGGCGGGCTGGAAATGATGGATGGCCACGCCATCATTGCCGCCGATGATTTTTGCCAGGCTGGCTACCCGAGAGATGCCAAAGCCTTGCTGTTGTGCGAAGTGGATGGCACCGAAGAAGAGGTGCACGAGCACATTGCCGAGGCAGAAGCGGTGTTCCGGAAACTGGGCGCCACGTCCATTCGCACGTCCTCCAGCGAGGCGGAGCGTGCGCTGTTGTGGAAAGGTCGTAAATCAGCATTCCCGGCGGTGGGTCGAATCTCGCCTGACTACTACTGCATGGACGGCACGATTCCGCGCCGACACCTGGCCAAGGTGCTTCTGGAAATGGAGGCCATGTCTGAGCGGTTCGGCTTGCGGGTAGCCAACGTGTTCCACGCCGGCGACGGCAACCTGCACCCGTTGATTCTGTTTGATGCCAATGTGCCCGGCGAGTTCGAGAGCGCCGAGGCCTTCGGTAGTGCCATTTTGTCTCTGTGTGTGGAAGTGGGTGGCTGCATAACCGGCGAACATGGGGTAGGTGTGGAGAAAATCCGCCAGATGGCCGTGCAGTTCAACGATGAAGAATTGCAGCAGTTCCACGATGTGAAAGCGGCCTTCGACCCCACTGGCATCCTGAATCCGGGCAAGGGGGTGCCTACGCTGCGGTTCTGCCAGGAATATCGCTCTATTGAACACAAGCAACACAAACACGAACAGGCGGGTGCCAGCCATGGCTGA
- a CDS encoding succinylglutamate desuccinylase, translating to MNVSNSLFDFHPDWLAHTLASASSDLPETKHQLPDGTQVSRKANGVLWLTPPARRENPNKEALIISAGVHGNETAPIEVLNGLVSELLAVQWQLACPALLMLGNPVAMVAGERFVDVNMNRLFNGAHSRPEYKGLPEAARARFLEEMCRQFAMVHQGLALSHYDLHTAIRPSMRERFALYPFVEGRSVPAEQCEFLLEAEVETLLLQHRESTVFSSFTATLLEAESFTVELGKVEPFGKNDLRRFRGIERALRRRFCGQPAPAVQAPFDHLTVFEVVHEILNTGPAFRFHVPDDVANFTEYQPGTVIWENDETRYQVGTAPEAIVFPNRAVPVGQRVGLMIRAKGSFGAR from the coding sequence ATGAACGTTTCAAACTCACTCTTTGACTTCCACCCCGACTGGCTGGCCCATACGCTGGCCAGCGCCTCTTCCGATTTACCCGAAACCAAACACCAACTCCCAGACGGCACGCAGGTTTCCCGTAAGGCCAATGGTGTGTTGTGGCTCACACCTCCAGCGAGACGGGAGAATCCGAACAAGGAGGCGTTGATTATCTCGGCCGGAGTGCATGGTAACGAGACCGCGCCGATTGAGGTGTTGAACGGGTTGGTGTCGGAGTTGTTGGCTGTGCAGTGGCAGTTGGCTTGTCCGGCGTTGCTAATGTTGGGGAATCCGGTGGCGATGGTGGCCGGGGAGCGGTTTGTGGATGTGAACATGAACCGGTTGTTTAACGGAGCTCACAGCAGGCCGGAATATAAAGGCCTGCCGGAGGCGGCGCGGGCTCGGTTTCTGGAGGAGATGTGTCGGCAGTTTGCGATGGTGCATCAGGGGCTGGCGTTGAGTCACTACGATTTGCATACGGCGATACGGCCGTCGATGCGGGAGCGGTTTGCGCTGTATCCGTTTGTGGAGGGTCGGTCGGTACCGGCGGAACAGTGTGAGTTTCTGCTGGAGGCGGAGGTGGAGACGCTGTTGCTGCAGCACCGGGAGTCGACGGTGTTTTCGTCGTTCACAGCAACGCTGCTGGAGGCGGAGAGTTTTACCGTTGAGCTGGGCAAGGTGGAGCCGTTTGGCAAGAATGATTTGCGGCGGTTCAGGGGCATTGAGCGGGCGCTTCGGCGGCGGTTTTGTGGCCAGCCGGCACCTGCGGTTCAGGCGCCATTTGATCATCTGACCGTGTTCGAGGTGGTGCACGAGATCCTGAATACCGGGCCGGCATTCCGGTTTCATGTGCCGGATGATGTGGCGAATTTTACTGAGTACCAGCCGGGCACGGTGATCTGGGAAAACGACGAAACCCGTTATCAGGTGGGCACGGCGCCGGAGGCCATTGTGTTCCCGAACCGGGCGGTGCCGGTTGGCCAGCGGGTGGGTTTGATGATTCGGGCTAAGGGAAGTTTTGGGGCCAGGTAG
- a CDS encoding GlcG/HbpS family heme-binding protein → MLTIHRLDLEDARLLIRGASEKARDIGVPMCIAVVDESGNLVAFERMDGGKTTSVIIAQDKAFTAAAARKATHEYNAANVPGNLAFGIHTEVGGRLSTVGGGLPVLVNGEVVGGIGLSSGTPQQDMDCAQAGIDYFEQQRQ, encoded by the coding sequence ATGTTAACCATCCATCGCCTGGATCTTGAGGATGCCCGGCTCCTGATCAGGGGCGCCAGCGAAAAGGCCCGTGACATCGGTGTACCCATGTGCATTGCGGTAGTGGACGAATCCGGCAACCTGGTGGCGTTTGAACGCATGGACGGTGGCAAGACCACCAGTGTCATTATCGCCCAGGACAAAGCCTTTACGGCCGCCGCCGCGCGCAAAGCCACCCACGAATACAACGCGGCCAACGTGCCTGGCAATCTGGCCTTCGGTATTCATACCGAAGTGGGTGGCCGTTTAAGTACGGTGGGCGGGGGCTTGCCGGTACTGGTGAATGGCGAGGTGGTCGGCGGGATTGGTCTGAGCTCAGGCACCCCGCAGCAGGACATGGATTGTGCTCAGGCGGGTATCGACTACTTTGAACAACAGCGCCAATAA
- a CDS encoding FCD domain-containing protein produces the protein MGISKEISYKLEHLILEGGLAPGQKIPSERQLSTKLGVSRSVVREALHELQARGVIETRHGKGSFVASIVPESGVQGANSPLMYLYQGHTRTLYDLLEVREQLEGQAAFLAAQRATNLDRHRLTRAFRALESTDPLSNARPDHGFHHAIVEASHNPILVHILSGLKNMMLLTVQASVSNLNPKEDMRRKIMGQHRQLYEAIMAGKPDQARKVATAHVRFVRQTMKEMEKEGDELLRIPAPEDLADLLGDSGSP, from the coding sequence ATGGGCATATCCAAAGAAATTTCCTATAAGCTTGAACACCTGATTCTGGAAGGCGGCCTGGCGCCAGGGCAGAAAATCCCCTCGGAACGGCAGCTATCAACCAAACTTGGGGTATCCCGATCGGTGGTGCGCGAGGCCCTGCATGAACTGCAGGCCCGTGGCGTCATCGAAACGCGCCACGGCAAGGGCTCGTTTGTTGCCAGCATCGTGCCGGAATCCGGAGTGCAGGGCGCGAACAGCCCGTTGATGTACCTCTATCAGGGCCATACACGCACCCTCTATGACCTGCTGGAAGTGCGAGAGCAGCTGGAAGGTCAGGCGGCCTTTCTGGCCGCGCAACGTGCTACCAATCTGGACCGGCATCGCCTCACCCGGGCGTTCCGGGCACTGGAAAGCACAGACCCATTGAGCAACGCCCGCCCCGACCACGGCTTTCACCATGCCATTGTGGAGGCGTCCCACAATCCGATTCTGGTGCACATTCTGAGCGGCCTGAAGAACATGATGCTGCTGACCGTTCAGGCCTCGGTATCCAACCTGAACCCGAAAGAGGACATGCGCCGGAAAATCATGGGCCAGCACCGGCAGCTGTACGAGGCCATCATGGCCGGCAAACCGGACCAGGCACGCAAAGTGGCCACCGCCCACGTTCGCTTTGTGCGGCAAACCATGAAAGAAATGGAGAAAGAAGGCGATGAATTGCTGCGAATACCCGCCCCGGAAGATCTCGCCGATCTGCTGGGCGATTCAGGCTCACCGTGA
- a CDS encoding efflux RND transporter permease subunit has protein sequence MARQLLNYQRLLGMVVTMLCLLGIVAYSTMPRQEDPSFPYRAGMITVSYPGASAEAVERLVLRPLTDELRQVEELDFSFGTARTGVALSRLKLRDHIYDTDPAWDRVRQAMERARQDFPDDVGQMTLDDRLIDIPAVVIAVGGSPSVTELSTAAERLKQNLSDIPGISRIELEGDADEQITLALDDAALFRLGISPKRVLDTLAQRNQTIPGGFVVVDGKRLSVLPNTEFADIDDIRATPIELPDGSQVPLAAAAEVWRGPAEPRQPETWFDGERVVLLSIIMEEGSTDAIRFGERIRERVEQVRGDFEPYEIREVFFQPDKVAERLVNLTWSLVLSVLIIVAVVFTGMGIRMGLLVASILPMVALISVGLYDLGGGVLHQIAVIGMVISLGILIDNAIVIVENIQGHLDEGMRRLDALKQAVSELAGPLGASTGTTLAAFAPLLMAKGGAADFTRGVPVMIMLTLSVSYLLAISAVPLLAARFLKPRKNVQGDRLIGLARFLGGLVFRYPGRLIILGAGLVTISLSMTPFMAQQFFPNADRPRVIVELYMPEGTDQARTAEIAERLERAIRTQPEALEVHRFVGFTGPAFYYNLQRSPQSPNRARLVIRTPTLADTTGLIHWVRDEAATTMPEVDISAGILGQGPPRTAPVEVRVYHADDATRTRATEQVFSALRRIEGTVDVRNDLDIGVPSIAINVDDATAARYGLSRADVAQSLYGQSFGAVAERYRQEDDPIPMILRSREGTSLSLSRLLSVNIYNNRGDAVPLSAVATVETTWEPAARYLRNGVRVNTVTANLEDGYSFSQALGGLNAALEQQPLPAGTRLEMGGDAEGSNDANTALLKAAPIGILLLLFFLLLQFNSFRRVGVILLTVPLATVGIFPGLVLSGSPFGFQSLLGVIALVGIVVNNAIVLLDVMDRELERGRAIRDAVRTAVERRTRPILLTTATTVAGLLPLAFSSSTLWPPMAWAIISGLLASTVLTLLVIPSVCTKLIKLPVAEPENAPA, from the coding sequence ATGGCCCGCCAACTGCTGAACTATCAACGCCTGCTGGGCATGGTGGTGACCATGCTGTGCCTGCTGGGCATCGTGGCCTACAGCACCATGCCCCGGCAGGAAGATCCCTCGTTTCCCTATCGTGCCGGCATGATTACGGTCAGCTACCCCGGTGCCAGTGCCGAGGCGGTTGAGCGCCTGGTATTGCGGCCATTGACCGATGAACTGCGCCAGGTGGAAGAGCTGGATTTCAGCTTCGGCACCGCTCGCACCGGCGTGGCGCTTTCCCGCCTCAAACTCCGGGACCATATCTACGATACCGACCCCGCCTGGGACCGTGTACGCCAGGCCATGGAGCGGGCCCGGCAGGACTTTCCGGACGATGTTGGCCAGATGACCCTGGATGATCGGCTGATTGATATTCCCGCCGTGGTGATTGCCGTGGGTGGCTCGCCCTCGGTAACCGAACTTTCGACAGCGGCCGAACGCCTGAAACAGAACCTGTCGGATATTCCCGGCATTTCCCGCATCGAGCTTGAGGGGGATGCCGACGAACAGATCACCCTGGCCCTGGACGACGCCGCGCTGTTCCGCCTGGGCATTTCCCCAAAACGGGTGCTCGATACCCTGGCCCAGCGCAACCAGACCATTCCTGGCGGCTTTGTGGTGGTGGATGGTAAACGGCTGTCTGTGTTGCCCAACACCGAATTCGCTGACATAGATGATATTCGCGCAACCCCTATCGAACTGCCGGACGGCTCCCAGGTGCCTCTGGCCGCGGCTGCCGAAGTGTGGCGAGGCCCGGCGGAGCCCCGTCAACCGGAAACCTGGTTTGATGGTGAGCGAGTGGTGCTGTTGTCCATCATCATGGAGGAGGGCAGTACCGACGCGATTCGCTTTGGCGAGCGTATCCGCGAGAGGGTAGAGCAGGTTCGGGGCGATTTCGAACCCTATGAAATCCGGGAGGTGTTCTTCCAGCCAGACAAGGTAGCCGAACGCCTGGTGAACCTGACCTGGAGCCTGGTGTTGTCGGTTTTGATTATCGTTGCCGTGGTGTTCACCGGTATGGGCATTCGTATGGGTCTGCTGGTGGCCTCGATACTGCCGATGGTGGCGCTGATCAGCGTGGGCCTGTACGACCTGGGCGGCGGGGTGCTGCACCAGATTGCGGTGATCGGCATGGTGATTTCCCTGGGCATCCTGATCGATAACGCGATTGTCATTGTCGAAAACATTCAGGGGCACCTGGACGAAGGCATGCGGCGCCTTGATGCCCTGAAACAAGCGGTGAGCGAATTGGCGGGCCCGCTGGGTGCGTCCACGGGTACCACACTGGCGGCTTTTGCACCGCTGCTGATGGCCAAGGGTGGCGCGGCAGACTTCACACGGGGTGTGCCGGTGATGATCATGCTTACCCTGTCGGTCAGCTACCTTCTGGCCATTTCGGCGGTGCCACTGCTGGCGGCCCGTTTCCTCAAGCCCCGCAAAAACGTGCAGGGTGATCGACTGATCGGGCTCGCCCGCTTTCTGGGCGGGCTGGTGTTCCGGTATCCCGGTCGCCTGATTATCCTCGGCGCAGGGCTGGTGACCATCAGTCTTTCCATGACCCCGTTCATGGCGCAACAGTTCTTCCCCAATGCGGACCGGCCCCGGGTGATCGTGGAGCTGTACATGCCGGAGGGCACCGACCAGGCCCGCACGGCGGAAATTGCCGAGCGCCTGGAACGGGCCATCCGCACCCAGCCGGAAGCACTGGAGGTGCACCGGTTCGTTGGCTTCACAGGCCCGGCGTTCTATTACAACCTTCAGCGCTCGCCCCAGTCGCCTAACCGGGCCAGGCTGGTTATCCGCACGCCGACACTGGCCGACACCACCGGGCTTATTCACTGGGTGCGAGATGAAGCGGCGACAACCATGCCGGAAGTGGATATCTCGGCCGGCATTCTGGGCCAGGGGCCACCCCGGACAGCACCGGTGGAAGTCCGGGTTTACCATGCCGACGACGCCACCCGCACCCGGGCGACGGAGCAGGTGTTCTCCGCGCTGAGGCGTATTGAAGGTACCGTGGACGTGCGTAACGACCTGGATATCGGTGTGCCCAGCATTGCCATTAACGTGGACGACGCCACTGCCGCCCGTTATGGCCTGAGCCGGGCGGATGTCGCCCAGAGCCTCTACGGCCAGAGCTTCGGTGCGGTGGCCGAGCGTTATCGTCAGGAAGATGACCCGATTCCCATGATCCTGCGTTCCCGCGAGGGTACCTCCCTGTCGCTGTCCCGGCTGCTGTCCGTCAACATCTACAACAACCGGGGCGATGCTGTGCCGTTATCCGCTGTCGCCACCGTGGAAACCACCTGGGAGCCGGCTGCAAGATACCTGCGCAACGGCGTTCGGGTGAACACTGTGACTGCTAACCTGGAAGACGGCTACAGCTTCAGCCAGGCCCTGGGTGGCTTGAATGCCGCTTTGGAGCAGCAGCCGTTGCCCGCCGGCACGCGACTGGAGATGGGCGGCGACGCCGAAGGCTCCAACGATGCGAACACAGCGCTTTTGAAAGCCGCGCCCATCGGCATTTTGTTGCTGTTGTTCTTCCTGCTGTTGCAGTTCAATTCATTCCGCCGGGTGGGGGTGATCCTGCTGACCGTGCCGCTGGCGACGGTGGGAATATTCCCCGGGCTTGTGTTATCCGGCTCGCCGTTCGGGTTTCAGTCGCTGCTGGGAGTGATTGCGCTGGTAGGAATTGTGGTGAACAACGCCATCGTGCTGCTTGATGTGATGGACCGGGAACTGGAGCGGGGCAGGGCCATCCGCGATGCCGTTCGTACCGCCGTTGAACGCCGAACCCGGCCGATCCTGTTAACCACGGCCACCACGGTTGCCGGATTGCTGCCCCTGGCATTCTCCAGCTCCACTCTGTGGCCGCCCATGGCCTGGGCCATTATCTCTGGCCTGCTGGCCTCAACGGTACTGACCCTGCTGGTGATCCCGTCTGTGTGCACCAAGCTGATCAAACTGCCAGTGGCCGAACCGGAAAACGCCCCGGCCTGA
- a CDS encoding ABC transporter permease has translation MPDFIAEWLNTNDIFNAMTMMEYWDGMVTTVQLVFLSLVIGLVVAVPLAILRTVRNPFVSGPIWLYTYLFRGTPLLIQLYIIYYGVAQIPGIHETFWWTIFREPFYPALLAFTLNTAAYTTEIIRGAIVATPNGEIEAAKAYGMNWLLRMRRIILPNAARRAVQAYSNEVIFMLHASAIASVVTIVDLTGAARNIYSRFYAPFEAFIFVALCYMALTFMLVFVFRKLENHLLRHQRPINS, from the coding sequence ATGCCTGATTTCATTGCCGAATGGTTGAATACAAACGATATCTTCAATGCCATGACCATGATGGAATACTGGGATGGCATGGTGACCACTGTGCAGCTGGTGTTTCTGTCGCTGGTGATTGGCCTGGTGGTTGCAGTTCCCCTGGCGATTCTGCGTACGGTGCGCAATCCGTTTGTGTCTGGCCCAATCTGGCTGTACACCTATTTGTTCCGGGGCACGCCGCTGCTGATTCAGCTATACATTATCTATTACGGCGTGGCGCAGATTCCGGGCATTCACGAGACCTTCTGGTGGACGATTTTCCGGGAGCCTTTCTACCCTGCCCTATTGGCCTTTACGCTGAATACGGCGGCCTATACCACGGAGATTATCCGGGGGGCGATTGTGGCAACGCCCAATGGCGAGATTGAGGCGGCCAAGGCCTATGGCATGAACTGGCTGTTGCGGATGCGGCGGATTATTCTGCCCAATGCGGCGCGGCGGGCGGTGCAGGCTTACTCGAATGAGGTGATTTTTATGCTTCATGCGAGTGCGATTGCCAGTGTGGTGACGATTGTGGATTTGACGGGGGCGGCGCGGAACATTTATTCGCGGTTTTATGCGCCTTTTGAGGCGTTTATTTTTGTGGCGCTTTGCTACATGGCTTTGACGTTTATGCTGGTGTTCGTTTTCCGCAAACTGGAAAATCATCTTTTGCGGCATCAGAGGCCGATAAACTCCTGA